The Streptomyces sp. NBC_01689 genome includes a window with the following:
- a CDS encoding Yip1 family protein — protein MSQLGPKPRSWGPCPARHRAGPGTFDYVAGFRIGRGRDNRAPQARPQQHQPSYGQQAPQGGREPYGHPGAPSRQQQPYGGQPYGGGQQPYGRGQQGGWPQGGPGGGEPEYFGDGHPQQGPDPYAANSPGHTQAFSVGEDPYSQGETYRAGQAAAPPVGPRLHWKDLLRGIVVSPKQTFLQMRDYTMWAPALIVTFLYGLLAVFGFDGAREDAITATLSNAVPIVLTTAVAIVLSTFVLGVVTHTLARQLGGDGAWQPTVGLSMLIMSITDAPRLVVAMFFGGDASFVQLLGWVTWVAAGALLTLMVSRSHDLPWPKALAASAIQLVAILSIVKLGTF, from the coding sequence TACGTGGCTGGATTCAGGATCGGGCGCGGCCGGGACAACCGGGCCCCGCAAGCGCGACCGCAACAACACCAACCGTCGTACGGGCAGCAGGCCCCCCAGGGAGGCCGGGAGCCGTACGGCCACCCGGGCGCGCCCTCGCGGCAGCAGCAGCCCTACGGAGGTCAGCCGTACGGCGGCGGGCAGCAGCCCTACGGCCGTGGACAGCAGGGCGGCTGGCCCCAGGGCGGCCCCGGCGGCGGTGAGCCGGAGTATTTCGGCGACGGGCACCCGCAGCAGGGCCCGGACCCGTACGCGGCGAACAGCCCCGGCCACACCCAGGCCTTCTCGGTCGGCGAGGACCCGTACTCCCAGGGCGAGACCTACCGCGCGGGCCAGGCCGCGGCTCCGCCCGTGGGTCCCCGCCTGCACTGGAAGGACCTGCTGAGGGGCATCGTCGTCAGCCCCAAGCAGACCTTCCTGCAGATGCGCGACTACACGATGTGGGCCCCGGCCCTGATCGTGACGTTCCTCTACGGCCTGCTGGCGGTCTTCGGCTTCGACGGCGCCCGCGAGGACGCCATCACCGCCACGCTCTCCAACGCCGTTCCGATCGTCCTGACGACGGCCGTGGCGATCGTCCTCAGCACGTTCGTCCTGGGTGTCGTCACCCACACGCTGGCCCGTCAGCTCGGCGGCGACGGCGCCTGGCAGCCGACGGTCGGCCTCTCCATGCTGATCATGTCGATCACGGACGCCCCGCGCCTGGTCGTCGCCATGTTCTTCGGCGGCGACGCGTCCTTCGTCCAGCTCCTCGGCTGGGTGACGTGGGTGGCGGCGGGCGCTCTGCTCACTCTGATGGTCAGCCGGTCCCACGACCTCCCTTGGCCGAAGGCCCTGGCCGCGTCGGCGATCCAGCTGGTCGCGATCCTGTCGATCGTCAAGCTCGGCACGTTCTGA